One Acidimicrobiales bacterium DNA window includes the following coding sequences:
- a CDS encoding acyl-CoA dehydrogenase family protein, translated as MAMNVKPIATLDERINDIRMRTAEIVNNDILPNEAALWGRSRDREAARELREDIKQKVKKAGLWAPHLPQEYGGMGLDFLAHAYMNEILAYAIGAAKLFGVVAPNSGNQKILVKYGTDEQKERWLLPLIDGTMESGFSMTEPHNPGSDPRSLDTSATSDGDSWVINGHKWFTSNGLEADFFIVMARVSDTGSMAQFIVPTDTPGVTIVRGIGIWGRDTSDHCEVKYTNVRIPVENMLGHAGQGHEAAQDRLGAGRIYHCMNSVGQMWRAFDLMVERAETRQVHGGPLKDKQFVQGFIADSYIDIQAARLMTIHAAEKIDQNDKAARTDISAIKVFVPAAYHRVVDRAIQVWGAAGVSNDLPLAGMYLGARTLRLADGPDEVHKILIAKTVLGSYAKGESWDFGN; from the coding sequence ATGGCGATGAACGTCAAGCCGATCGCAACGCTCGACGAGCGCATAAACGACATCCGCATGCGCACGGCGGAGATTGTCAACAACGACATCCTCCCCAATGAAGCGGCGCTGTGGGGACGCAGTCGTGACCGCGAGGCCGCCCGCGAGCTGCGTGAGGACATCAAGCAAAAGGTCAAGAAAGCAGGCCTGTGGGCACCCCACCTGCCCCAGGAGTACGGCGGCATGGGCCTCGACTTCCTGGCCCATGCCTACATGAACGAAATCCTCGCCTACGCCATCGGCGCGGCGAAGTTGTTCGGGGTGGTCGCGCCCAACAGCGGCAACCAGAAGATCCTCGTGAAGTACGGCACCGACGAGCAGAAAGAGCGCTGGTTGCTGCCGCTCATCGACGGGACCATGGAGTCGGGCTTTTCCATGACCGAGCCGCACAACCCCGGCTCCGATCCCCGCTCGCTCGACACCTCGGCCACCAGCGACGGTGACTCCTGGGTGATCAACGGCCACAAGTGGTTCACCTCCAACGGATTGGAGGCCGACTTCTTCATCGTCATGGCCCGGGTCAGCGACACCGGTTCCATGGCGCAGTTCATCGTCCCCACCGACACGCCGGGCGTGACAATCGTGCGGGGCATCGGCATCTGGGGCCGCGACACCTCCGACCACTGCGAGGTGAAGTACACAAACGTGCGCATCCCCGTGGAGAACATGCTGGGCCATGCGGGCCAAGGCCACGAAGCGGCCCAGGACCGCTTGGGCGCGGGGCGCATCTACCACTGCATGAACTCGGTGGGGCAGATGTGGCGGGCCTTCGACCTTATGGTCGAGCGGGCCGAGACGCGCCAGGTGCACGGCGGGCCGTTGAAGGACAAGCAGTTCGTGCAGGGCTTCATCGCCGACAGCTACATCGACATCCAGGCGGCCCGGCTCATGACCATCCACGCCGCGGAGAAGATCGACCAGAACGACAAGGCCGCTCGCACCGACATCTCCGCCATCAAGGTGTTCGTGCCTGCCGCCTACCACCGGGTGGTCGACCGGGCCATCCAGGTGTGGGGCGCGGCGGGCGTGTCGAACGACCTCCCGCTGGCGGGCATGTACCTCGGCGCCCGCACCTTGCGGCTGGCCGACGGCCCCGACGAGGTGCACAAGATCCTCATCGCCAAGACGGTGCTCGGCAGCTACGCCAAGGGCGAGAGCTGGGACTTCGGGAACTGA
- a CDS encoding EAL domain-containing protein produces the protein MARAAGPVGMLTAGVDAPSKTRVVIADDTADVRALLRYTLELDGRFQVVGQAADGLEAIAMVASEKPDAVVLDLAMPVMDGLQAISGILQASPATKIVVLSGFEAEHMAHDAIARGAHVYLEKGATFSEMTTVLAELCPPWRAGARPEPQPVHPLPAVDVAELMADDDGSTGGPRAEPMLRVDESTSPADEGVDATRSLREREAAMRLARWVGVLFSAVQFVLYVPPPGVSVPFPKFPAAAAVMGLLVAMNLVSLRFEKSSSPRTLVRLGTVGLVVDAAVVMSLVWLFTFDTTSALWALLVIPAMEGAIRAQLRGALITWAATSVAYILRDVWGAATYEGQSVMVESWTYRLGIVLLVALTTGHLARSYATHAEQHRQARAESEHRAGLLQLVAAAGRAMGSLEADRLLDSVVDASLALGFDGVELCVFDEPTSTWFSTRRRGLPEAVGTERQPIAAGLAGAMRARRETVVIDDYSSWEGGLADCRAAGFRATVATPIRVSDEVVAALVVSSRSIEPVGHHEIECLELLAAQAGIGLANVRLLEQVRHQAMHDALTGLPNQLLFEDRVAQALAQSGRSGERVAVLFIDLDRFKKVNDSLGHDFGNELLKQVSGRMLGAVRKGDTVARMGGDEFTLLLPGIHRDEDATIIAGKILEGFRMPFTVGENELFMTPSVGIALYPSDGLRYETLLKHADIAMYRAKARGGNSYELYGPRAGDGAYPRLALEADLHNAIEHDELRVAYQPIVELTSGAVVGVEALVRWQHHSLGIIRPDEFIPLAEEVGLVVAVDTWVLQTACLQAQAWEREGLPSLRISVNMSGRHLQHPRMAVTVIEAMRAAGLDPSRLELEVTESVAVDEVGDTREKLDGLRGLGVSVAIDDFGTGYSMLSRLRQFPLDTLKIDRSFVNEIAHADDEAPIVAATIAMAHSLGLRVVAEGVETEEQLSFLRRHGCELAQGYLLGRPMAADALAAAVASTAAGSSLTA, from the coding sequence ATGGCGCGCGCAGCGGGCCCTGTCGGCATGCTGACCGCAGGGGTCGACGCCCCGAGCAAGACGCGGGTTGTCATCGCCGACGACACTGCGGACGTGCGCGCCCTGTTGCGCTACACCCTCGAGCTCGACGGCCGTTTCCAAGTGGTCGGCCAAGCGGCCGACGGGTTGGAGGCCATCGCCATGGTGGCCAGCGAGAAGCCCGATGCCGTGGTCCTTGACCTCGCTATGCCCGTTATGGACGGGTTGCAGGCGATTTCCGGCATCCTCCAGGCCTCGCCTGCTACCAAGATCGTGGTGCTGTCGGGCTTCGAAGCCGAGCACATGGCCCACGACGCCATCGCCCGCGGCGCCCATGTGTACCTGGAGAAGGGTGCCACCTTCAGCGAGATGACCACCGTGCTGGCCGAGCTGTGCCCCCCGTGGCGGGCGGGCGCCCGCCCGGAGCCGCAACCAGTGCATCCCTTGCCCGCCGTCGACGTGGCCGAGCTCATGGCCGACGACGACGGGTCGACGGGTGGGCCGCGGGCCGAGCCGATGCTCCGGGTGGACGAATCGACGTCGCCCGCCGACGAAGGCGTGGACGCCACGCGTTCGTTGCGGGAGCGGGAAGCGGCCATGCGCTTGGCCCGGTGGGTCGGCGTGTTGTTCAGCGCCGTCCAGTTCGTCCTGTATGTGCCGCCGCCCGGCGTGTCGGTGCCGTTCCCCAAGTTCCCCGCCGCCGCTGCCGTCATGGGCCTGCTGGTGGCCATGAACCTGGTATCGCTTCGCTTCGAGAAATCGTCTTCGCCGCGCACCTTGGTGCGGTTGGGCACGGTCGGCTTGGTGGTGGACGCCGCCGTGGTGATGTCGCTCGTGTGGCTGTTCACCTTCGACACCACCTCGGCCTTGTGGGCCTTATTGGTCATCCCCGCCATGGAAGGGGCCATCCGTGCGCAGCTGCGCGGTGCGCTCATCACGTGGGCGGCCACGAGCGTGGCCTACATCCTGCGTGACGTGTGGGGGGCGGCGACCTACGAAGGCCAGTCGGTGATGGTCGAGTCGTGGACGTACCGGCTCGGCATCGTCCTGCTGGTCGCCCTGACGACGGGTCACCTGGCCCGCAGCTACGCCACCCACGCCGAGCAGCACCGCCAGGCACGGGCCGAGTCGGAGCACCGGGCGGGATTGCTGCAGTTGGTGGCCGCCGCGGGCCGGGCCATGGGCTCGCTGGAAGCCGACCGGTTGCTCGACTCGGTGGTCGACGCTTCATTGGCCTTGGGCTTCGACGGGGTCGAGCTCTGCGTATTCGACGAGCCCACCTCGACGTGGTTCAGCACGCGGCGACGAGGGCTGCCCGAGGCAGTGGGCACCGAACGCCAGCCCATCGCCGCCGGGCTGGCCGGGGCCATGCGGGCTCGCCGCGAGACCGTCGTGATCGACGACTACTCGTCGTGGGAGGGCGGGCTGGCCGACTGCCGGGCGGCGGGGTTCCGGGCCACGGTGGCGACGCCCATCCGGGTGAGCGACGAGGTGGTCGCTGCGCTGGTCGTGTCGTCGCGCAGCATCGAGCCGGTGGGCCACCACGAGATCGAGTGCTTGGAGCTGTTGGCGGCGCAGGCCGGCATCGGGCTGGCCAACGTGCGGCTGTTGGAGCAGGTGCGCCACCAGGCCATGCACGACGCACTGACCGGGCTGCCCAACCAGTTGCTGTTCGAGGACCGGGTGGCGCAAGCGCTGGCCCAGAGCGGACGGTCGGGCGAGCGGGTGGCCGTCCTGTTCATCGACCTCGACCGGTTCAAGAAGGTCAACGACTCGCTGGGCCACGACTTCGGCAACGAACTGCTCAAGCAGGTGTCGGGGCGCATGCTCGGCGCCGTGCGCAAGGGCGACACCGTGGCCCGCATGGGCGGCGACGAGTTCACCTTGTTGCTGCCCGGCATCCATCGTGACGAGGACGCCACGATCATCGCGGGCAAGATCCTCGAAGGGTTTCGCATGCCGTTCACGGTGGGGGAGAACGAACTGTTCATGACCCCGTCGGTGGGCATCGCCCTGTACCCCAGCGACGGGCTGCGCTACGAGACGTTGCTGAAGCACGCCGACATCGCCATGTACCGGGCCAAGGCTCGGGGCGGTAACAGCTACGAGCTGTACGGGCCGCGGGCGGGCGACGGTGCGTACCCCCGCTTGGCGTTGGAGGCCGACCTCCACAACGCCATCGAGCACGACGAGCTGCGGGTGGCGTACCAGCCCATCGTCGAGTTGACGTCGGGCGCCGTAGTCGGCGTCGAGGCGCTGGTGCGGTGGCAGCACCATTCGCTCGGCATCATCCGCCCCGACGAGTTCATCCCGCTGGCCGAAGAGGTCGGCTTGGTGGTTGCCGTCGACACGTGGGTGCTGCAAACGGCGTGCTTGCAGGCGCAGGCGTGGGAGCGCGAGGGCCTGCCGTCGCTGCGCATCTCCGTCAACATGTCGGGCCGCCACCTCCAGCACCCGCGCATGGCGGTGACGGTGATCGAGGCCATGCGGGCGGCGGGGCTCGACCCGTCGCGGCTGGAGCTGGAAGTGACGGAGAGCGTGGCCGTCGATGAGGTGGGCGACACCCGGGAGAAGCTCGACGGGCTGCGGGGGCTCGGGGTGTCGGTGGCCATCGACGACTTCGGCACCGGCTACTCCATGCTGAGCCGGCTGCGGCAGTTCCCGCTCGACACGCTCAAGATCGACCGGTCGTTCGTCAACGAGATCGCCCACGCCGACGACGAGGCGCCCATCGTGGCGGCCACCATCGCCATGGCCCACTCGCTCGGGTTGCGAGTGGTGGCCGAAGGCGTGGAGACGGAGGAGCAGCTTTCCTTCCTGCGCCGCCACGGCTGCGAACTGGCGCAGGGCTACCTGCTGGGCCGCCCCATGGCGGCCGATGCCCTGGCTGCCGCCGTGGCGTCGACGGCAGCAGGCTCGTCGCTCACCGCCTGA
- a CDS encoding ATP-binding protein produces the protein MDEVLQDRTTLRADASSARAARRFLRDVLEDWRCDEVVEVVLLAANELVTNAILHARTDFELIVRLARGVVRIEVIDFDERLPVHRDARDDALGGRGMGVLNAVADRWGVDPVLGGKKVWFEVPA, from the coding sequence GTGGACGAGGTACTGCAGGACCGCACGACGTTGCGCGCCGACGCGTCGAGCGCGCGCGCCGCTCGTCGGTTCCTCCGGGACGTGCTCGAGGACTGGCGCTGCGACGAGGTGGTCGAGGTCGTCCTGCTGGCCGCCAACGAGCTGGTGACCAACGCCATCCTGCACGCCCGCACCGACTTCGAGCTGATCGTGCGCCTGGCGCGGGGCGTGGTGCGCATCGAGGTGATCGACTTCGACGAACGGCTGCCCGTGCACCGCGACGCCCGCGACGACGCATTGGGTGGGCGCGGGATGGGCGTGCTCAACGCCGTCGCCGACCGGTGGGGGGTCGACCCCGTGCTCGGCGGCAAGAAGGTGTGGTTCGAGGTGCCCGCCTAG
- a CDS encoding M15 family metallopeptidase, with amino-acid sequence MRRSLLVALTAVLVAVGAPASAGPAVHPDNRPTPVPGRSNGQLHSTDLITVGPRCVAYRPAATSLHLLLAAARHEGVDLATSECYRPYDGQVEERAAWGPCAARPGTSMHGWGKAVDFRDRRGGLTFSSPAYAWLKANASHYGWNHPGWARPGGSGCDEAWHWEWVGDGGVMGGDPVRADIVAVMTKPGGGWWSVTGLGAVTAADGATGHGGAEGLPLQRLMVGGAPTPDGGGYRLVAGDGGVFTYGNASFLGSMGGKPLNQPIVGMASTNTGNGYWLVASDGGIFTFGDAAFLGSMGGTPLNKPVVGMAATPSGNGYWLVASDGGIFTFGDAGFAGSTGGQRLNKPVVGMAAAGPSAYWLVASDGGIFTFGGAPFRGSLGGQPTAPVAGMAPAGSGYRLVAVDGTVTSFS; translated from the coding sequence ATGCGTCGTTCGTTGCTCGTGGCCCTCACCGCTGTGCTCGTTGCCGTGGGGGCGCCCGCCTCCGCCGGTCCTGCGGTCCACCCAGACAACCGGCCCACGCCGGTGCCGGGCCGCAGCAACGGGCAGTTGCACAGCACCGACCTCATTACCGTCGGCCCCCGGTGCGTGGCCTATCGGCCCGCGGCCACCAGCCTCCACCTGCTGCTCGCCGCCGCCCGCCACGAAGGCGTCGACCTCGCCACCTCCGAGTGCTATCGGCCCTACGACGGCCAAGTGGAGGAGCGTGCCGCCTGGGGCCCGTGCGCGGCGCGGCCGGGGACGTCGATGCACGGATGGGGCAAGGCCGTCGACTTCCGTGACCGGCGCGGCGGCCTCACCTTCTCGTCGCCCGCCTACGCGTGGCTGAAGGCCAACGCCTCCCACTACGGCTGGAACCACCCGGGCTGGGCGCGACCCGGCGGCAGCGGCTGCGACGAGGCGTGGCACTGGGAGTGGGTCGGCGACGGCGGGGTCATGGGCGGCGACCCCGTGCGCGCCGACATCGTGGCGGTGATGACCAAGCCCGGCGGCGGGTGGTGGTCGGTCACCGGACTCGGTGCGGTGACGGCGGCCGACGGCGCTACCGGCCACGGCGGTGCCGAGGGCTTGCCGTTGCAGCGGCTCATGGTGGGCGGCGCGCCCACCCCCGACGGCGGCGGCTACCGCTTGGTGGCGGGTGACGGCGGCGTGTTCACCTACGGCAATGCCAGCTTCCTCGGCAGCATGGGCGGCAAGCCGTTGAACCAGCCCATCGTCGGCATGGCCTCCACCAACACGGGCAACGGCTACTGGCTCGTCGCTTCCGACGGCGGCATCTTCACCTTCGGCGACGCAGCTTTCCTCGGCAGCATGGGCGGCACGCCGCTCAACAAGCCGGTGGTGGGCATGGCGGCGACGCCCAGCGGCAACGGCTACTGGCTGGTGGCATCGGACGGAGGCATCTTCACCTTCGGTGACGCGGGCTTCGCGGGCAGCACGGGCGGTCAGCGCCTCAACAAGCCGGTGGTCGGCATGGCCGCCGCCGGGCCGAGCGCCTACTGGCTGGTGGCGTCCGACGGCGGCATCTTCACCTTCGGCGGCGCGCCCTTCCGGGGCTCGCTCGGTGGGCAGCCCACGGCGCCGGTAGCGGGCATGGCCCCCGCAGGCAGCGGCTACCGCCTGGTGGCCGTGGACGGCACGGTTACGTCGTTCTCATAG
- the glgX gene encoding glycogen debranching protein GlgX produces MEIWPGDPFPLGATYDGAGTNFSLFSEVAERVELCLFDDDGTETRVELPEMTAFCWHGYLPNVGPGRRYGFRVYGPYDPANGARCNPSKLLLDPYATAVEGDIDWGEALFSYRFGEPDGPVNDLDSAPHMPKAVVTSPYFDWTDDRRPKRPWHETIVYEVHVKGFTARHPDIPEELRGTYAGLAHPVAIDYLQNLGVTAVELLPVHQFVQDSHLTEKGLRNYWGYNSIGYLAPHNDYSSSGQRGEQVQEFKQMVKHLHDAGIEVILDVVYNHTAEGNHLGPVLSFKGIDNATYYRLVDKDKRFYYDTTGTGNSLNVRHPHVLQLIMDSLRYWVLEMHVDGFRFDLAATLARQFHEVDRLSAFFDLIQQDPVVSQVKLIAEPWDIGEGGYQVGNFPPLWSEWNGKYRDCIRDYWRGEEQGLSEFAYRLTGSSDLYENDGRRPYASINFVTAHDGFTLRDLVSYNEKHNDANGEDNNDGESHNRSWNCGVEGPTDDPAVNELRAKQQRNYLATTFLSQGIPMLLGGDEMGRTQHGNNNAYCQDNEISWFDWENQDGELIAFTQRLVDLRKRHPIFRRRRWFQGRRLHGEDVADIAWFRPDGTEMNEDDWESGFAKSLAVFLNGDAIPTRDPRGQRIVDDSFLLLFNAYHENLDFALPPAPYGEGWIKVLDTADTFSEGDQYKAGDQVNTTARSLAVLRRVG; encoded by the coding sequence ATGGAAATTTGGCCCGGGGACCCCTTCCCTCTCGGCGCGACCTACGACGGCGCGGGCACCAACTTCTCGTTGTTCTCGGAAGTGGCAGAACGAGTCGAGCTGTGCCTCTTCGACGACGACGGCACGGAGACCCGGGTGGAGCTCCCGGAGATGACGGCGTTCTGCTGGCACGGCTACCTGCCCAACGTCGGCCCCGGCCGCCGCTACGGCTTCCGGGTGTACGGCCCCTACGACCCCGCCAACGGCGCCCGCTGCAACCCCTCCAAGCTGCTGCTCGACCCCTACGCCACGGCCGTGGAGGGCGACATCGACTGGGGCGAGGCTCTGTTCAGCTACCGCTTCGGCGAGCCTGACGGCCCCGTCAACGACCTCGACAGCGCGCCCCACATGCCCAAGGCCGTGGTCACCAGCCCGTACTTCGACTGGACCGACGACCGTCGTCCCAAGCGCCCGTGGCACGAGACGATCGTCTACGAGGTGCACGTCAAGGGCTTCACCGCCCGTCACCCCGACATCCCCGAGGAACTGCGGGGCACCTACGCGGGCCTGGCCCATCCCGTGGCCATCGACTACCTGCAGAACCTGGGCGTCACCGCCGTCGAGCTTCTACCGGTCCACCAGTTCGTGCAGGACTCGCACCTGACAGAGAAGGGCCTGCGCAACTACTGGGGCTACAACTCCATCGGCTACCTGGCCCCCCACAACGACTACTCGTCGTCGGGCCAGCGCGGCGAGCAGGTGCAGGAGTTCAAGCAGATGGTGAAGCACCTGCACGACGCGGGCATCGAGGTCATCCTCGACGTCGTCTACAACCACACCGCCGAGGGCAACCACCTCGGCCCGGTGCTGAGCTTCAAGGGCATCGACAACGCCACCTACTACCGGTTGGTCGACAAGGACAAGCGCTTCTACTACGACACGACCGGCACGGGGAACAGCCTCAACGTCCGCCACCCCCATGTGCTGCAGCTCATCATGGACTCGCTGCGCTACTGGGTGTTGGAGATGCACGTCGACGGCTTCCGCTTCGACCTGGCGGCCACCCTGGCCCGCCAGTTCCACGAGGTCGACCGCCTGTCGGCGTTCTTCGACCTCATCCAGCAGGACCCCGTCGTCAGCCAGGTCAAGCTCATCGCCGAGCCGTGGGACATCGGCGAAGGCGGCTACCAAGTGGGCAACTTCCCGCCGCTGTGGTCGGAGTGGAACGGTAAGTACCGCGACTGCATCCGCGACTACTGGCGGGGCGAGGAACAGGGCTTGTCGGAGTTCGCCTACCGACTCACCGGCAGCTCGGACCTCTACGAGAACGACGGGCGCCGCCCCTACGCCTCGATCAACTTCGTGACCGCCCACGACGGCTTCACCCTGCGCGACCTCGTCTCCTATAACGAGAAGCACAACGACGCCAACGGCGAGGACAACAACGACGGCGAGAGCCACAACCGCTCGTGGAACTGCGGAGTCGAAGGGCCGACCGACGACCCCGCCGTCAACGAACTGCGGGCCAAGCAGCAGCGCAACTACCTGGCCACGACGTTCCTGTCGCAGGGCATCCCCATGCTGCTGGGCGGCGACGAGATGGGCCGCACCCAGCACGGCAACAACAACGCCTACTGCCAGGACAACGAGATCTCCTGGTTCGACTGGGAGAACCAGGACGGCGAGCTCATCGCCTTCACCCAGCGCCTCGTCGACCTGCGCAAGCGCCACCCGATCTTCCGCCGCCGCCGGTGGTTCCAGGGCCGCAGGCTGCACGGCGAGGACGTGGCCGACATCGCCTGGTTCCGCCCCGACGGCACCGAGATGAACGAGGACGACTGGGAGTCGGGCTTCGCCAAGTCGCTGGCCGTGTTCCTCAACGGCGACGCCATCCCCACCCGCGACCCGAGGGGCCAGCGCATCGTCGACGACAGCTTCCTGCTGCTGTTCAACGCCTACCACGAGAACCTCGACTTCGCCCTGCCCCCTGCCCCGTACGGCGAGGGGTGGATCAAGGTGCTCGACACCGCTGACACCTTCAGCGAGGGCGACCAGTACAAGGCGGGCGACCAGGTGAACACCACCGCCCGCAGCCTCGCCGTGCTCCGCCGTGTCGGCTGA
- a CDS encoding response regulator: MIDAMASTMAARVLLADDTPDIRTLLRLVLSRHDDFEVVAEAGNGSEAIEMASLHRPDVVLLDLAMPVMDGLEALPGLRTAVPHAKIVVLSGFNASQMADEALRAGADAYLEKGTPPGQLVSELRRICGFRETPADVPTVVDDPAPGEQAPPMWGPEELALVNHELLSPLAVIEGLASLLERKPEVFRPEQIREHAASIRRSTRHLGALLQTVTDARRLEADALALERSAIDLVVLVRDAVQDLAVVTDGHPVRVEAPASMVVSIDPVRVRQIVTNLVTNAAKFSPHDGLITVRVAANDTSVEVSVRDEGPGVAPERRSELFHRFSRLDAGAKGMGLGLYISRGLARAHGGDVVLLDDGPPGATFVLRLPRR; the protein is encoded by the coding sequence GTGATCGACGCCATGGCCTCGACGATGGCGGCGCGGGTGCTGCTGGCCGACGACACGCCCGACATCCGCACGTTGCTGCGCTTGGTGCTGTCGCGCCACGACGACTTCGAGGTGGTGGCCGAAGCGGGCAACGGCAGCGAAGCCATCGAGATGGCGAGCCTCCATCGCCCTGACGTCGTGCTGCTCGACCTGGCCATGCCGGTCATGGACGGGCTCGAAGCCCTCCCCGGCCTGCGAACCGCCGTCCCCCACGCCAAGATCGTCGTGCTCTCGGGGTTCAACGCCAGCCAGATGGCCGACGAGGCGTTACGAGCGGGTGCCGACGCGTACCTGGAGAAGGGCACCCCGCCCGGGCAGTTGGTCAGCGAGCTACGTCGCATCTGCGGCTTCCGGGAGACGCCCGCCGACGTCCCGACCGTCGTCGACGACCCTGCGCCTGGCGAGCAGGCGCCACCGATGTGGGGCCCGGAAGAGCTGGCCCTGGTGAACCATGAACTGCTCAGCCCGCTGGCCGTCATCGAGGGCCTTGCCTCGTTGCTCGAACGCAAGCCCGAGGTCTTCCGCCCCGAGCAGATCCGCGAGCACGCGGCCAGCATCAGGCGCAGCACCCGCCACCTCGGGGCGCTGCTGCAGACGGTCACAGACGCCCGCCGGCTGGAGGCCGACGCGCTGGCGTTGGAGCGCTCTGCCATCGACCTCGTCGTCCTCGTACGCGATGCCGTGCAGGACCTGGCCGTGGTCACGGACGGCCATCCGGTGCGAGTGGAAGCACCGGCGTCGATGGTGGTGTCGATCGACCCGGTGCGAGTGCGCCAGATCGTCACGAACCTCGTCACCAACGCCGCCAAGTTCTCGCCCCACGACGGGCTGATAACCGTGCGGGTAGCCGCCAACGACACCTCCGTCGAGGTGAGCGTGCGCGACGAAGGCCCCGGGGTGGCGCCCGAACGCCGCTCCGAGCTGTTCCACCGCTTCAGCCGCCTCGACGCCGGTGCCAAAGGCATGGGCCTCGGCCTCTACATCTCACGCGGCCTGGCCCGTGCCCACGGCGGCGACGTCGTGCTGCTCGACGACGGCCCGCCCGGCGCCACCTTCGTGCTGCGCCTGCCTCGCCGCTAG
- a CDS encoding AMP-binding protein yields the protein MTLGYDDAVAQVTGPGQWFETDELGLGGISCTVFKHAPRSLRDIFDLSRSRGDATFLVYEDERWSFADVMAHVDAVGAALVEHYGIGKGDRVALGMRNYPEWIIAYAAILSVGAVVVSLNAWWTEDELHYALDDSGASLLVADAERAERAAGFGVRVLGVRHAASGDRWDDVVLPRLGQPLPAVDIDPDDDATILYTSGTTGRPKGAVSTHRAVLQALMGFGCRAAVDRLRRESDGAPPPSDPSAFILIVPLFHVTGCVAVMLSCFAAGVKLVIMYKWDPERALELIERERVTNFVGVPTQSWDLLESPRFADFDTSSLVSVGGGGAPAPPELVKRVAGSFKKAGPGIGYGMTETNAYGPQNGGADYVSHPTSTGRVTPILQVDVRDPDGRPVPRGERGEIWFKGPNLIRGYWNKPEATAETIVDGWLRTGDIGRVDDDGFVYVEDRAKDMVLRGGENVYCAEVEAAIYEHPAVYEAAVLGVPHERLGEEVAAVVYVRPGHELTAEELQEHVRARLAPFKVPTRVQVRNEQLPRNPAGKILKRELRDSFV from the coding sequence ATGACGCTCGGCTACGACGACGCCGTCGCCCAGGTCACAGGACCGGGACAGTGGTTCGAGACAGACGAGCTCGGCCTCGGCGGCATCTCCTGCACGGTGTTCAAGCACGCCCCCCGATCGCTGCGCGACATCTTCGACCTGTCGCGCTCGCGGGGCGACGCCACCTTTCTCGTCTACGAGGACGAGCGGTGGAGCTTCGCCGACGTCATGGCCCATGTCGACGCAGTGGGCGCCGCGCTGGTCGAGCACTACGGCATCGGCAAGGGTGACCGCGTTGCCCTCGGCATGCGCAACTACCCCGAGTGGATCATCGCCTACGCGGCGATCCTGTCGGTGGGCGCCGTGGTGGTCTCGCTCAACGCTTGGTGGACCGAGGACGAGCTCCACTACGCGCTCGACGACTCCGGCGCCTCTTTGTTGGTCGCCGACGCCGAACGGGCAGAACGGGCCGCCGGGTTCGGCGTGCGCGTGCTCGGCGTGCGCCACGCCGCGTCGGGCGACCGCTGGGACGACGTGGTCCTGCCCCGCCTGGGGCAACCGCTTCCCGCCGTCGACATCGACCCCGACGACGACGCCACCATCCTCTACACCTCGGGCACGACGGGCCGGCCCAAGGGCGCGGTCTCGACCCATCGAGCGGTGCTCCAGGCCCTCATGGGCTTCGGTTGTCGTGCCGCCGTCGACCGCCTGCGCCGCGAGTCCGACGGCGCGCCGCCACCGAGCGACCCGTCGGCCTTCATCCTCATCGTGCCGCTGTTCCACGTCACGGGTTGCGTCGCCGTCATGCTGTCGTGCTTCGCCGCCGGCGTGAAGCTGGTGATCATGTACAAGTGGGACCCCGAGCGGGCCTTGGAGCTCATCGAGCGGGAGCGGGTCACCAACTTCGTGGGCGTGCCCACCCAGAGCTGGGACCTGCTGGAGTCGCCCCGTTTTGCCGACTTCGACACCTCGTCACTCGTCAGCGTGGGCGGCGGGGGCGCCCCTGCGCCGCCCGAGTTGGTGAAGCGGGTGGCGGGCAGCTTCAAGAAGGCGGGGCCGGGCATCGGCTACGGCATGACCGAGACCAACGCCTACGGCCCGCAGAACGGCGGCGCCGACTACGTGAGCCACCCCACGAGCACCGGGCGCGTCACGCCCATCCTCCAAGTCGACGTGCGCGACCCCGACGGCCGCCCCGTGCCCCGGGGCGAGCGCGGCGAGATCTGGTTCAAGGGGCCCAACCTCATCCGCGGCTATTGGAACAAGCCCGAGGCCACGGCCGAGACCATCGTCGACGGGTGGTTGCGCACCGGCGACATCGGCCGGGTCGACGACGACGGCTTCGTCTACGTCGAGGACCGGGCCAAGGACATGGTGCTGCGCGGCGGCGAGAACGTGTACTGCGCCGAGGTCGAAGCCGCCATCTACGAGCACCCGGCGGTCTACGAAGCGGCCGTGCTCGGCGTGCCGCACGAACGCTTGGGCGAAGAGGTGGCCGCCGTCGTCTATGTGCGTCCCGGCCACGAACTCACTGCGGAAGAGTTGCAGGAGCACGTGCGGGCTCGTTTGGCGCCGTTCAAGGTCCCCACCCGCGTGCAGGTGCGCAACGAGCAACTGCCGCGCAACCCGGCGGGCAAGATCCTCAAGCGCGAGCTGCGCGACAGCTTCGTCTAG